CCACAGGCTGACTGGGGAAGCACGGTTGGTGCCCACTCATGGGCATTGACTAAAGAATTCTGGTAAAGTCTCAGagcacttacagattttatttcatctcagattcatatttttccacatttaataTCCTTGAAATCAGAATAAGCCTAAATAATTGATGGTGTGACCATTttttattagcatttttaaaatgcattccctgggaagggaagagaaacatTTACTGCCTGCCTATCATGTATCAAACACTGTACCAAACAACTTacagacattattttatttaatcctcatatgaATCCTAAGAAGGTGGCATTTTCAGTTTTATAAGAAGCTCAGACTTGGGAGGTTAGGAGACTTGTCCAAGATTACAAGTTGCAGTGGGTAAGTGTTGGAGTGAAGATTTGAAGACAAATCTGGCTGACTTCACTGTAATATGACCTCTCAGATGCTCCATCTGACTTGCCCTCAGCTTGTTCTATTCATAAAATAGTTTGCACATCCTTAAATTCGGGATCCGGGGAGGACCTTATGAGTCATGATGTCCATCTCCATTGTGTTACACATAAGGGAAGTGAAGCTGAGAGAAGTGACTTGGCCAAGATGGTCACAAAGGGAGTTGTGCCACTGACAGTCAGCAAGGCCCAGCCATGGAAGAAAAGTGTTTCTAGGCTCTGTGAATGTCTCCAAGTCTGGGCCAGACCTCAGTTGCTCAATTACCCCTTTGAGGCACTGACACTGAGCTCATTACTTTTCTGTTGTCAAGATAATTGCTCACATATGCCCATTCCCTTCTCCCCACACTCAGTTCTCCTGGCGAACCTTGAGACTTAGCTTCTAAGGTGATAGTGACAGTAAATTCACGTGAAGATGATGATGGACAAAACAATAGAAGATTCTCCAGGGCCTGTTCTTGGAGACATTGCTCACATCTTTGCTACTTCAAGAGAGTGAGTTTACTGGTGGGAATTTCAATGTAGGTGGAAGAGAAGgtgcagaggcagagactggTGTAGAGGTATTCTCCAGGTAATCAGGGCTTTGAGTAGCTTTTGAAATCACACTGCAACTTTTTCTCATTCTGACCTTCAAGAAGCAGTAGCATGGCATAGTACAAGGATCTCAAAAGTGCCATTCTGTTTTTCTACCCCATGACAAAGCTGATGGTTCTCTGACAACCTCACTGGAAATGGGTTCagatatcttttcattttttcacacttttttttctttattagagaagttgttacagaacaatcatgcttaaaatacaggtCTCCTGTATATCACCCTACTATGAACAACTGGCATTCATGTGGAATATaaatgatgatagcacatttttataattgtactattaactatagtccatggttgaacttagagttcactgtttgtgtactgtagttccatggattttttttttttaaattattctgtcACTCAAATGCTTTCTTAAGGTAGTGTTCCAGGCAACCACTTCCAGTTGACTAGAGTTGATAACAGGGAACAAGCAAACCTATTTGCCACCCCCAGAGTTGTAGAAGGCTTTGGACGCAGGCAGGTTATAAAATaattctgagcctctgtttctactaatgtaaaaaaggagaaaatattaacTGATTTAGAGAATTATTGGGAAGTTTAGAGACAACATATGTAAGAGAACAGCAGATTCCATGGTTTCTGGTACACAGTAGATGCTTAATGACTATGAATTGTCAGTATTATAAGGTTAATGCTGATAGGGGCAGACATGATGCCATAGGTCCGCATGATAAGAATGTTGGAGATGGCAAAAGAAAGGTGCTCTTGACCTCtctttgttgtctttctttaTCCTGTAACATTAtggacataaatatgcatgtttCAGGTCTACAAGAGTTGAGCAACTCTTTGCAGAACCACAGCTTGGGTTGGCAGCTCATCGACAATGGGCCAGCTCTTGGCCCAGCAAGTTAGGAAGATCAAGCCAAGTAAGCAGACTGTCCCTATAGTATTCTAGTTCTGGTTATGCTGCTCACAGGCTGAAGGTCAGGAGAAATCCCTCTAACTATTCCCAGCCTAGCTCAATtgtctataaaatatatataataatccAGCTTTAGAGTCAGGTGTGGTTTATTGATAGACTCCCAGAGGGTTGCTATATGCTTTGAAAAATCAAGCTTTTAATGAGGagtatatttatttaaagaactcctttctttgcagaaaatggAAATTCTTTAGTTTCTTGAGTTTCTCTATTTATTTAATGTACATCTTAAATATCTCTGGCTATGTCATTATTTGCTATGATATGTAAACTCCTGTGGCGAGGAtcatatttgcttcatttattttttagagcatcCAGAAAAATGTCATGAACAAACtaggtttttaatccatttgttTGCTGCCATTGCAGACTGGAATATAGCCTGTACCATACTcataaatataaagaatatattttgttcttattttgaaCTTTTAAGAACCAGAGATCTAGTGAAAACATGCCTTTCCATCACAGCAACATTGAATGTCCTTACGTGCAGCACAAATGCAAACTTATatgacttattttaattttaaaaatgttaatattaattaaattccTATTATAAAAGCCTGCCCAATGCTGAAAACTATGTTATAGAATGAAAAGTCACCTGTAATTCTCATGCCAGAAGATAATCACTTCGAACATCTTGGTATTTTTTCCTACATGATTCCTTTTAAGGTATTAATGATATAATCTAATACTTAACTAATTTTAAGATTTCCAAAATGTTCCTTCTCACTGTGTTTTCCATCCCTTCAGTGCATGATCTTGTGTTCTTTCCAGTAAGAattattgttttgttctttttcaatgtaTTGAAACACTTTATGAGTTAAGGGAAAGAGCTGCTAGTGATCGACTCCTGTTTCAATGGAACCTTGTTACCATGAGGGAAAATTTAATCCATCTTGCCCCAGTGCATTTGTTCATCTGCAAGCCAGGGGAACTACCTCTGACTGTTTCCCTAGGATTATGTCACCCACCCAGGTAACTTTCTGTTTCAGTAGGTGatgttaagaaacaaaacaacacccTTTAAGGTAATCAGTTTTGGAAAATAGAGCCTGGCTTTATATTCCAGGGCTTTGATGTGTTTAGTGGTTTCTGTAAGGATCTGCCTCTCTTTTGTTTTGATCGACAAGACCTTTCCTATATATTTGAGCAATCAAGCAGCCCAGTCACAGAGGGTAAAGACATTTACCCAGAGCAAACTTCTACCATTCCTTTTGACTTTCTGAAACCTTGGGTGCAAGTTTCAGCTCTAAAAGAAGAGGTAGCTCCCAGACGATTAGGTAAGTGCTTCTCCATATTTGCAATTTCATTCCTCCTGTGGGGAAGCCCAGAGAGCCCAGCTAAAGGTGACAGGAAGAAGCAGGAACCATGAGATCAGATTTGGAAATGAATAACTTTACAACCCATTCTAAGTATCAGTGAATTGGGTCTTTCCATAAATGCAATGCCTACCTTTACTTCACCATCCAGGTATGTTCTGCCTAGTGGGTCAAGCCTGaagggttggggttgggggtgggattTTGGCTCCCTGAAAGAGCATGGGAAATAATCAAGACCCAGAGAGGACGGACTTGACAGCTGATTGGGATTTGCAGTTTAAACACCTCTGATGCATTGCatcattttgatttaaaatgattCACAACTAGGTGTCCATTACATCTAGAACACACAGTAGAGGCAATCTGTAACAAGCAGGACATACTTTCATGAATGGCATTCTAAGTCAGGTGACCAGGTTTCATAATACCTCCTCCGCATCCATATTTTGTGGTAAGTTGGGTTGGTAACAATACGTACAGGGCATACAGTTATTAATATCTATCTTGTCTTCCCATCCATTCCCCCTATATGACACTTGAAAAGATAATTTTGAGTAAAGCATGTAACATGGCACCTGAATACCCTGGATCTGAATGAAAGGATTTACATGTATTCATGGGTTATGTTAGGATATGTGTTACTTTTGATGTTATTCATATTTTACATTCGCTTTGAAGAGACCATTTGAACAAACTTCTTTCACTCACAAGTCAAGTCCAGCAGTTGGATCACAACAGGAAAAAGCCCAAGAAAGCCCTTGGAAGGATGGGTGCTGAGGGAACACAGTGGGTCCACAGAATTCATGCTGGAGCCAGTTAAGGTGTCCATGTTGGAGTTGGTGGGTATTTACAATTCATTGGCTCATTTTTTCTGAGATGCTATGAGTCAGGGCCCTTAGATAGTGATCAACAAACACACTGCTGGCACTCCCTTGAGGGCAGCTGGGTCTGTTAATTaactctccttcctctttctctctggaGGAGTAGCATGAAGATTGCCTGCCTTTTCCTTGGCCCCATGGCCCTCCTCCTTCTGGCTGGCTGTGGCTGTGTCCTCAGCACCTCCAGCGAGGACCTGCGCACCTTCGTGGGCTGTGCTGTGAGGGAGTTTACTTTCCTGGCCAAGAAACCGGGCTGCAGGGGCCTTCGCATCACCACGGACGCCTGCTGGGGCCGCTGTGAGACTTGGGAGGTGAGTGGCTGAGACAGGTCCAGAGGGGTGTCTTCAAGGCCAGCCTGATGCTTAAGTGTTTGCTTTTTCAATGAAATGAGGTAGAGCTGGGGCATCTGCCAtttcctgtggtttttttttttttaacaacatttATTTGGTAACTTCCAAAAGTgatctggaaaacaaaaaacaaaaaacaaaaaacatgataCTTCCCCTTTAATAATCCATTGATAAGAATAATAATTTGATTTATAGGttgtctgggtatctgggtatcACCTCTGGGAGGACAAGATGCACTATTATTTTACTGTTTAACAGATGACAGAGAAATCTAAGGTGTCAGTGAATGCAAAGTTACATAGACAGTCAGTAGAAAGTTGGGAATAAATACTTTGTTTAAGCATGCAAATGAGACTCCTTTCCATAGATCCCCAATATTTGATCAGGTTAGCCAGTTACCGAGAGAGAGGTCCTAAGCTGAAAGGTGGGTGACGCACAGTGGGTCCTCAGCCCTTCTTCAGTGTATCTTCCACAGCCCTGGACTCCTTAATTTCCCAGGGATTATCACTGATAGATCCATTAAGTCCCCTCATAATCAAACGTATCTGACCTTTTTAGATGAACTTGCATTTGAAACGAGGATAAAAGTATCAAACAAAGTTAGAATCCTATTGGGCAGAGATAAGGGGTTGTTTGAGGGGCGAGGAGGAAGAAGGCTATTCAACACCCCATTAAATCGCACCACACAGCAACCATCAACTGTTTTCCCTGAGGCCAGCATTGATTACTGATGAAGCACCAGCTCCCATCTTGTCGCTCCTGAAAAACCTTTAAAGATCACTTACTACTACCAAATGTAGAAGGAAGGGGGATAGGAAGTTCTGGGGTATGGAGGTGGGCTGTTGCAATTCAAATTGATGGGTAGGAAAGGCTTCCCTGAGAGAGTGATATTTGAATAAAAACCTACAGTTGGTGAAGGGGGGAACCATATGGCTATTCCAGCTAGAGGGAATAGCAAGTGCAGAGACCATGAAATGCAACCATCCCTAGTGGGTCTGAGGAGCAGTAAGGCCATTTTGGCTGGAGCAGAGAGACCAAGCCAGCAAGGTAGGGGTGCACGGAGACATATCAGAAGGTGAAGGTGCAGGGACGATGGCATAGggtcttgaaggtgattgtaagGTCTTTgacttttactctgagtgagatgAGAAATCACTGGTGGTTTGAGCAGAGGAGAGACATGATCTACATTATGTTTTTATGGGATCCCTTGGTGCTGTTGTGATGCCAATAGATGGTAGGGGGCAAGGATGGAAAAGGGGAGACCAGTTAGCAGCCTTTTGCAATGATCAAGATTATTCATTTGctatatatttattgagacttgctgcGTACCTTGGGTTCTTCAGGTTCCTGCTTTCTAGGAGTTTGCTTTCTGCTGGGAGTAGACAGATCACCAAGTGAGCAAATGAATAGCAAGTTAATTTCTGATAGTGATAAATAGTACgaagaaaatgaaacaggttAGTATGTTTTAATGGTTCCTTGTTTTCTGCCTGTGGGGACAGAAGCCCATTCTGGAACCCCCTTACATTGAAGCCCATCATCGAGTCTGTACCTACAATGAGACCAAACAGGTGACCGTCAAGCTGCCCAACTGTGTTCCGGGAGTTGACCCCTTCTATACCTATCCTGTGGCCATCCGTTGTGACTGCGGGGCCTGCTCCACTGCCACCACGGAGTGTGAGACCATCTGAAGCTGGCACGGTCTGCAGAACACACCTGGCACCTCGTGACCCACCTGCATGGCAGCACAAGCAGCTATAACCCCTGGATTCATGGACTGTTCAATTTTGACTTTACCTGTGGAGTAGGTTACTTGTCTCCCTTAGGTCCAGCTAAGAGACAAGTAACTTGTCTCCCTTAGGTCCAGCTCAGGCACAAGGCCCAGATCTAGCATGCTTATGCTAAAAATGTCAAACAATATTTGAGCCTTTACCAAAATAATATATCTGGTTCATAGATGAGTAAATTAATTCTCCTTAGCCTTGAGTCTTGGAACATAATCTGAATATCACAATCTTCCCTCAACTTGGACTTCTGATATAGCAATGATTTAAATGCTTTGGGTATAATTGGGAAATGGAACTAGAAAGTCTTCAATATCTCATATCCCACCTAACTACTGGTCTCCAACTGAATTccaggaagaaagagccagaaaGTAACAAAACCAATGCTTCAGTTCTTCCTGCCCCTAAGGAAATCCAACTGCAAACTTACTTAGAGAAAATATCCCCTCCCCATTTTAACTGAGCACATTTTTTCTGCACAAGACCTAGAGCCTGCTCAGATCGACAGAGTATAATAGTATCTTAGATTAAAAAGTATCTGGATTTGGGTGTCTTTTCCCAAGAAAAATTTTGTCTGTTCCTTTAAGATCCTTAGTAAGAGGCCcctttgtgattaaaaaaaacacacaaaaaatcagagaaatacaTACTGGAGCTATCATTTTAAGCTTAAAAATGTATGAAGCTAAACCCATGTttttagagagtgctgctctcccaAAGCTCTTTCCAAAATGGTCAATCACAAGTATTCTTCCCCATTTagagtattttaaattaaaattgtagTTTATTAAACTCAGAAATTTTACATGTTTGTAAGGGTAAAGCTGCACTGGCTGGCTCAGAGGAAAATGTCTGTGATTATCTAACTCTTGCCTTCTCTAAAATCTTATAGCAGTTGATTCTCTGTggctttactttattttttaactccAGGCAAGTGTCTTTAACTAATTCTGGAATTTAGGGGGTCAAATTTAACCTTTTCTCCCATTGTAATATGCCAGGAAAATCTATACTAATGCCAATAAAGTATGCCCTCTGCCTTTTGATTTCGTGAAAACTCAAAAAGTCTTTTTAGTCATTAATACACTTGAAATAGCAGCAAGAAgcacactttaaaacaaggttgtTTTTATTTCAGCATGAATTAAGGATATCATGTTTAGTAAAGGATACTAAGATGTCTCTGGGTAGTCAGAGGCAGATGACTCTGGAGCCAAAGATGACTTGATCTGCATCGATACATACCCTTGCCATGTCACAGCAGGGAGCCAGGAGTCCTCCTTGAATGAGAACTCAATGAGTCTCTATGCCCAACAGTAACTGCTGGTTATTGTTAACCAACCAAAGCAACTGTTGGTATTAATAGTT
The Choloepus didactylus isolate mChoDid1 chromosome 4, mChoDid1.pri, whole genome shotgun sequence DNA segment above includes these coding regions:
- the GPHB5 gene encoding glycoprotein hormone beta-5, which codes for MKIACLFLGPMALLLLAGCGCVLSTSSEDLRTFVGCAVREFTFLAKKPGCRGLRITTDACWGRCETWEKPILEPPYIEAHHRVCTYNETKQVTVKLPNCVPGVDPFYTYPVAIRCDCGACSTATTECETI